Part of the Gemmatimonadota bacterium genome, ACACGATGGGCAATCGGTGTGAAGGTTCTTCCCGGAGCAATTCCAGGGGCATGGTTGCCAGGGGAAATGTCAACCGTTCCCGCTCCACCCACTGTTTGTAAAACAACACACTGGCAAAAAAGCCAGCCATTACCAGTGCCACAGTTCCGGCAAACCACCAGAACAGCGGGGTTAGCCAGTTGCGCCACGGAATCGATTCCTCTGATCCCAGTCCTACGTACAGCTTTTCTACCACCATATCTCCCGGCTCAAAAAATAGCCAGCGGGGCATATAGGCTCCCACGACCTCCCAGAATCGGTTTTCCGGTGAAGAAAAAGCGGATGGTGCCGAAATATCTGTGATCAAGTACCCGGCCCAGCCCACTGCCGGTGCGGTGCCCACCATCCAGACCATGCCAAAAATCACCATTACTTCTGTGCGCGATAGGGCAAAGCGAGGCAAAATTAGCTTTAAAATTGTGTTGATTCCCACCCACAATACCAGGGGCAGCAACGCGGTAACGGGCACAAAGCTTTTCATCAGATTTCGCCCGAAGTAGGTCGCGTACAAACACATGCCCGCAATTGTGATCAGCCCCAGTACAAAAGCCCGAATGGTGAGCGATTCAGATGCTGTTGATACTTTTCTTTCAGGTTCCGGTGCCGAAGCCATATTCGCAAATCCCATCTCTCAGGGTATGGGTTCTGTGACATTCACAATTTGTCCCGCGGACAGATTTTCTACGATCTGCACTGTTCCGCTGGGCCAGATCACTTTTAGTCGCGTTGCGTGGTCGGTGTCTCCCAATCCAAAATGGATGGCATAGGGATCGGTTGACCCGAATCCGACGCTTCCGGGTACCTCCCGGAACAGGGTGCGGTTTCCGACTGTCAGGCGCAATTTTGCGCCTATGCCTGATCGATTGCTTTGACGTCCTTGAAGTGCGATCTGTAACCAGCGATTCTGATTTTCCGATTCGTTGCGGTAAAGCGCGTTTTCGAATAGGTCCCCGTGGTACCATCCGCCTTGCGGTGCGTACACATCCAGGTCGCCATCTGCGTCGTAATCGGCAAATGTGATGCCGTGTCCTTTGCCGAGGTGTCCCATTCCCGCGTATTCGGTCAGGTCGGTGAATGTCCCGTTTCCGTTGTTGCGATAAAACCGGTTTGGCTCCAGGCGTCCCAGGTCCGGATCGCCCGTCCCGAAGTATATGTCCAGGTACCCGTCGTTATCTATATCTCCCACATTGCCGCCCATTACGCCGTGGGCATAGATGAATCCCGCTTCGTAGGATACATCTGTGAAGCGCCAGCCTTCGGCCGGGCCCTCGTTGCGGTATAGCTTGGGCGTTGGGTAGGCCGGGTCTGTGGGTGCGGTATAGCCGACCTGTTGTCCCTCTAAGCTCTCTTTGAATCCGGCAAGGCAGGTGGTCAGGATGTCCAGATCTCCGTCGTTGTCGTAGTCGAAGAAGAAGGATACATAGCCCCGAAGTTTGCCGCTTCCGGCGACGTTGGAGGCTTGTGCCACATCGACAAATGTGCCGTCGCCGCGATTTCGATACAGGGCATTGGGCGTCTCAAAGCCGGTTATAAAGAGGTCCAGGTCGCCGTCTAAGTCGTAATCGCCGAAGGCTGCGCCCACTGTGCCCAGGTCAAAATAAAGGCCCGCCTCATCGGTAGTTTCGACAAATGTTCCGTTTCCATTGTTGCGGTAGTGCGCGTTTGAGGAGCCGTCTCCGGCAATGCCATTTGCTATAAATAAATCCAGGTCGCCATCGTTGTCGGTATCGCCCCACAGGGAGACAAATCCCGATCCCCCATCATTTGTGCCCGAAGCTGCGGATACATCGGTGAATTGGTCGCCATCATTGCGGTAGAGCGCGTTTGGACCGGGGCCGGACCACCCGCTGCGGGCGATGTAGAGGTCCAGGTCGCCGTCGTTGTCGTAATCGACGAGATTTCCCGAGAATCCCGAATCCACATCTTTCAGGCCGATCTGATTGCTGATATCCACAAATCGCGTTCCGTCGTTGCGGTAAAATGCGAGGTATGTGTCGCATCCCTGAGCCAGCAGATCCAGGTCGCCGTCGCCGTCGATGTCTCCCCAGGCACTCGGTCCTGCTCCGTCCAATTTGGCTACGCCCAGGTCGCGGGCTACATCTGTAAAGCGCACGGGCTGGGGTGTGTCTGTGGATTCGGGGCGCTGGTCAAAGCGATAATAGGACCACAACGACCAGGGATAACCGCCGAGTTTGTCATAGGCTTGTTTCAGATTCCACTGGGTGCGGAAAAACCATTCGTCTGTTTCGGGGAGGGCGCGCAGCAAATTTAAGAATGTTTCGGCTGATTTTCGATACTGTCCCGCGCGGTAATAGGCTACGCCCAGCCGATCCGGTACGCGGAGGTCCAGGCGGTCCTTTTGCATTTGCATCGCTACTTTCAAGCGTTCAATTGCCGCTTCGTAATCTCCCATTCTCAGAAGGGCGAGGCCAGCCAGATAGCGCGCTTCTGCATCGTTTATGGCGTTATCGGATAATTTATCGGCGTGGTGAAATGCGCGTTCCAGCAAGATGCGGGAGTCGTTCAGGGGCAGGATCTGTCCGCTGCTTCCCATTTTTTGATTTTCAAACCAGATGGTTTCCCCGCCCAGCAAATAGGTGACGTATTCTTTTCGCACGTCCAGCATGAGGGGTTGTCTCGCAAGGGCCGCTTCAAATTGTGCTGCTGCGCGGGCGGGTTCCCGCTGTGATCGGTAAAGCCGCGCGAGCCAGGTTCGCGCTTCAACTGCATCCGGATTGCGGGCTACTGCTCGCTCAAACGCGGTTATCGCTTCGGAGCGGTTTTGGATTGCGAGTACTTTGCCCAGGTGGAGATAGGCCGCACTTCGCGTCGAGTCGATTTGAATACATCGGCGGAACTCGGCTTCAGCCGCTTCGTGCTGCGCCCGCCGCATGCTTTCTATTCCCTGCTGGAGATGCGTGGTATAATCTATTCGCATGCTCGGAGAAGGTGTTTTTTGCTCACCGCATCCGATTGACAGGGCAATCAGTAGCAGAAGGAGTACAATCATGTCAGACTACCCGTCCATCTACGAGTTTTATCTGGCGGTCTGCTCGATTTGCCAGATCCAGGTTGTGCGTGGATAGCACGATTGTCAATCTCTCGGTGCGGTTCATATCCCGCAACAATGCCACAATCTCATTCCCCCGTTTTGAATCCAGGTTGCCAGTTGGTTCATCTGCGAGCAAGATTTCGGGGTTGTTTACGAGTGCGCGTGAAATGGCTACCCGTTGCTGTTCGCCCCCCGATAGTTCGTGGGGCAGGTGATCTGATCGGTGCTGCAAATCCACGCGTGCGAGCAAGTCTTTTACCCGGTCGCGTTGATGTAGGGCGCGGGAAAAGAGGAGGGGGAGTGCCACATTTTCTTCGACGGTCAATGTGGGGACCAGGCAATAGTCTTGAAATACGAATCCCACGTGTTGCCGACGTATGGTTTCCAGGTCTTTGCCGCGCAAAGTGCTCACGTCTCGATCCAGCAATTTCAAGAGGCCCGATGTAGGGCGGTCCAGACATCCCAGAAGGTTTAATAGGGTTGTTTTTCCCGCGCCCGACGCGCCTGTGATGGCTACAAATTCGCCGGGTTCTACGATCAGATCTACACCGAATAATGCCGCGATTTCTTCGACTGAACGGCGGTATATGCGGGTGAGGCCCTGTGCGAGAATAGCCGACATTTCAGCGCATCCACGCAATGGGATGCAGGCGGGAAGCCCGCCACCCCGGTATGACTCCGGCCAGTATACCCATGCCGACTGCCATTGCAATCCCGCCGATTAGTAGTACGCCATCAATTTGCACCAGTACGCCTGGGGGGGCAAATGGGAGGATCGCGCGCACGGCTTCAGATGCCAGGCGGCTGCCCAGGACCGCGATTCCGCCACCTGCGATTCCGCCTATGGTGCAGATTGTCAATGCCTCTGCACAGATCAATGCAAATACGTCGCCACGGGATGCGCCAATTGCTCGCATTACACCGATTTCTCGCGTTCGTTCAAAGACCGCGATTAGCATGGTATTCATTACGCCGAGTACTGCAATTGCCACGGCTACGATGGCGACTGTTCCGATGAAAAACCGCGCGGTGCCCAGGAGGTCGAGAAGGGTTCGCTGGACCTGCGCCATGGTGATAACCTGTACCGAGGGTATTTCGAATACGCGTTCCGAAAATACGTCTATTCTGGACAGGTCTTTTAATTTTACGCCGATGCCTGTGAGTTTCTCCTTTTTGTCGAAGAGGCGCTGCGCTACTCCAAGTGGGACGAAGATGGTGCCGTCGTCCTGCGTTCCGCTGCGGTCAAAAACCCCGCGCACGCGAAATGTTTGTCCCATTCCTTTGAGCGGAAAGTCGTCCCCGATGTTTTTCCGATAATACGCCGCTACGCTGTAGCCCAGTATTACCTCGTCGGTCGCGCCTTCGTTGAACCACTCGCCACGCTGGAAGGTGAGCCAGGGTTTCATTTCCAAAAAGCTGTTTTCTATTCCCGTTATCAGGGAAAATCCTTCCCGGTGTACGGGAAGCGATCCGAGGAATAACCGCGTCGTGGTCGCCACATCGGCGTCTCGAAGAATTTCCCGGTGGATGGCTTCGTCCATGTACATCGGTATTACCCCACCTTGCATCAACAGGGTCGCGGCTTCGTAGGGGCATCCTTTTGAGGTGACCAGTACGTGATAACCCAGGCGGTCGATGCTGTGGATGAGGGATGTGCGGTATCCGGTTCCCAGGCCCAGGAGGCTGACCAGGACGCATACGGATAGGGCCACGCCGCTTATGGTCAGGGCACTTCGCGTGCGGTGTCGCCGCAGTTCTTTCAGGGTGACGCTTATAAATTGAAAAATGACCAAATTTTTGCCCTTTTGCTATGGATTTCTACGCCTTTTCCCATCAGGCGCAGATCGCCTGTGATGCGTTTTACGACGCCTACGACGCGCAGGGAGTCGCCAGAGATATTGCGGGGGACGGTTATGGTCCGCCCCTGTTCCAGGTCAATCAGTATATGTTGCGTGCCGTCTTGTAGTACAAACCAGCATCCCATGTGCTGGCATACCTGTCCCACGCGACCCGATAGCACGACTCGCTGTTCCAAAAATGCGGCTGGACGTTCCAGGATTTCTTTGATCCGGGTCGCGCGATTGGCGGGTACGGCTTCGCCCACTTGATGCATTTTCGCGGAATCGCATCCGATTATCAGGATTAGTATTATCAGGTATATCTTCAGTTTTTGCGTGACGTCTGCCATATGAGATGATATTTTGTTTAGGGGATAAAATCAAGGGTTTCTCCCATCTGTTTTTTGTGACGGGAATATGCCGATGAAAAAAATCATAGGGGTTCTTCTGATCGGCGTCTGTCTGGCGTGCAAGCCATCTCAACCCGATGTATCGACGGAGTTCGTTGGTGTACATCGCTGTGTGAGTTGCCACCTGGAAGCGTATCAAAAATGGCAGCGCACGACCCATGCGACGTCTATGCAAGAAGCGACTCCGCAGACTGTTAAGGGCGATTTCACAAAAAATAATACCTATACTTTTGGCGGTGTTACCTCAACGATGAGTCTTCAAAATGGTCGCTATTACATTACTACGCCAGGGGCCGATGGGGCGCAAGGTATCCACGAGGTGCTCTACACGATTGGCGATCGGGATACGCAGTGGTACATCACCGAGCTTTCCGGAGGCCATTTGCAGATTCTTCCGGTTTATTTCGATGTTCGCAGAAATGCCTGGTACAATCCCGTTGAAGGTATTATTGCCTCGCCGTCCGAACGGCCTTTAGATCCCCGCGATACGTCGTTCTGGATGCATTTTGGGCGCAATTGGAGCGCGCAGTGTTTTGACTGTCACGCGAGTCAGATTGCGGTCAATTACGATCCCGATGCGGGTACTTATGATTCCCGCTGGGTAGATTTGAGCATCAATTGCGAGACCTGTCACGGTTCCGGGCAGGGGCATGTCGCGTTTTGGGAGAGAGCGCTGACAGATGCCGATGCTGCCGGTATGCAGGATACTTCGCTGGTGAATTTGAGAATGCTCTCCGCAGAACAATCCGTAGAGCTTTGTGCGCAGTGCCACGCGACGAAGCGCATTTTGAAGCTGGGCTATCGACCCGGCGACAATTTTTACGATTTTTACGAACCTGTTGTTCTGGATTTTGAAGGTATGTGGCCCAATGGTCGCTACCGGCATCTCGCGTATAATTATACGGCGCTCACGCTCAGTCCCTGTTATACAGAGGGCGGGGTGACGTGTTTGACCTGTCACCCGTCCCATGGTCCGGAGGGGAAAAAGAAGACACGGGCAGATTTCGACGGTATATGTATGCAGTGTCACCGGGATATAGAGCCACGTGAACACAGTCGCCACGAGCAGCACATCGCCTGTGTAGATTGCCACATGCCCCCGATTCCAGAAGTGCGCCGGGTGCGCGTGTTTGACCACCGCATTGCATCCCCGGTTCCGGCGAATACGGTGCGTTTTGGCATTCCAAATGCCTGCGGTGAATGCCACGGAGACCGCACACCCGAATGGGCTGTAGAAAAAACAGAGGCCTGGTGGGGGAAACAGGATGATTATCTTTTGCAAACGGCGGCTGTTGCTCTGGGACGACAGGGCAATCCGATGGCTGTGTTTCCTCTGAAAGACGAGTTGGTCGATCTGTCCAATAATCCCACGCGGCGAGCTTCTGCGGCTCTGCTTTTGGGGCGTACACGGTCCTCACAGGCTGTTCCCACGCTCCTCAATGCTTTAAAAGATCCGCACCCGCTTGTGCGGGCAAAGGCGGTAGAGGGTCTGGGTTTGATCGGTCAGGCGCGGGTTGTGCCCGCGTTGGTTCTAATGTTAGACGATCCGGTTCGGCTTGTGCGGTTTGCCCTCGTGCCAGCTATTGAAAATCTGGGTGCATACCATCTCAAGGATCAGGACTACGAGCGCTATGAGGCCATTTTTGCCGAGTACGAACAGGCGAGTAAAGCGGTTTGGGCGACTGATCCCTATGTGCATGCGTTTCTCGGATGGGCTTATGTGAGGCGGGGGAATACGGAATTGGCCCAGCGCGCTTTCAAGCGGGCACTGCGGATTTGGCCCGGTATTGAGGATGCGGCCAGAGGTCTGGCGCAGATACACAACTTAGAAAAAAACGACCGATGAGTAGAAAACCCACCGGTCGTTTTTTTGTTTTGGAGCGTCCGTTAGAACGATCCGGTTATGGATACGCGCAGGGGCGGATCAAATAAGTGGCCGAAATTTATATATGCAAAATCGACGCCGATCCTCCGTCCCACACCCAGATCCTTTTGGACGCCGCCGCCCAGTGTCAAGGTACCCAGGTCGTAACGCCCCCGGTAACCGGCCCGCAGTGCCAGCGTGTTGGCTACCCACAATTCGCCGCCTACATGCCAGCGTTCGCGGTCGTCAATGTGGTGTACGAGTTCTGCTGCCACGGTCAGATACGTGGGGTCTCCCTTGCGTCCGTACGGCTCCATTGCCAGGGCAATGGTGTAGATCAAGGGCTGGGCAATCGAAGTGCCCTGCGGCAGAGAACCGGGAATCACGAGTTCCTGGTCTTTGCCGAAGTTGCGAAGCGTCATGGCCAGGCGCGAACTGCCAAATCCGGTGTAAAAAACACTGGAAAAGTCGAATGAGGCACTGTTGATCTTATCCTGATCCAGGGTCTCTTGAATCCACTTTATAGACGCACCCAGCGACAATTTGTCCGTCATCTTGTACGCATAACCGAAGTTTATGAAAATATCGCCAGCCGATATATCCCTCGTGAAACGCCCTTGCGGATCCAGAGGCGTGGTCTCTCGGGAAGTGCCCCCGTCAAACTGAATGACCGACAGCCCAAAGGTCTGCTGGCCGTATCGCCAGGCGACCGCACCGTTGAAGAATTTCGAATCTACCATCCAGCGGGTATATCCCAGGGCATATTCAAATCGCTCGATATGGGTCAATGCCGCCGTGTTCCAGAACATCGCATTGATGTCGTCGGCTGCGGCTGTAAACGCATCGCCCATTGCTGCTGCCCGCGCGCTTTGCCCCACCTTCAATGCGTGGAACGAAGCCCGCCCGGTTCCGTGGAACTCTTTTGTCCGATGCTGACCCGCGCGCACGCCGGACGGCAACTGATAATTTTGCGCCCAGGCGTCTGACCCCAAAAGCCCGACGGCCAGGAGCATCGTATAAATAGTTAATCGTTTCACATCTACTCTCCTTTGTTTGTAGAGGGGCGGAACAAAGCG contains:
- a CDS encoding FG-GAP-like repeat-containing protein gives rise to the protein MIVLLLLLIALSIGCGEQKTPSPSMRIDYTTHLQQGIESMRRAQHEAAEAEFRRCIQIDSTRSAAYLHLGKVLAIQNRSEAITAFERAVARNPDAVEARTWLARLYRSQREPARAAAQFEAALARQPLMLDVRKEYVTYLLGGETIWFENQKMGSSGQILPLNDSRILLERAFHHADKLSDNAINDAEARYLAGLALLRMGDYEAAIERLKVAMQMQKDRLDLRVPDRLGVAYYRAGQYRKSAETFLNLLRALPETDEWFFRTQWNLKQAYDKLGGYPWSLWSYYRFDQRPESTDTPQPVRFTDVARDLGVAKLDGAGPSAWGDIDGDGDLDLLAQGCDTYLAFYRNDGTRFVDISNQIGLKDVDSGFSGNLVDYDNDGDLDLYIARSGWSGPGPNALYRNDGDQFTDVSAASGTNDGGSGFVSLWGDTDNDGDLDLFIANGIAGDGSSNAHYRNNGNGTFVETTDEAGLYFDLGTVGAAFGDYDLDGDLDLFITGFETPNALYRNRGDGTFVDVAQASNVAGSGKLRGYVSFFFDYDNDGDLDILTTCLAGFKESLEGQQVGYTAPTDPAYPTPKLYRNEGPAEGWRFTDVSYEAGFIYAHGVMGGNVGDIDNDGYLDIYFGTGDPDLGRLEPNRFYRNNGNGTFTDLTEYAGMGHLGKGHGITFADYDADGDLDVYAPQGGWYHGDLFENALYRNESENQNRWLQIALQGRQSNRSGIGAKLRLTVGNRTLFREVPGSVGFGSTDPYAIHFGLGDTDHATRLKVIWPSGTVQIVENLSAGQIVNVTEPIP
- a CDS encoding ABC transporter ATP-binding protein; protein product: MSAILAQGLTRIYRRSVEEIAALFGVDLIVEPGEFVAITGASGAGKTTLLNLLGCLDRPTSGLLKLLDRDVSTLRGKDLETIRRQHVGFVFQDYCLVPTLTVEENVALPLLFSRALHQRDRVKDLLARVDLQHRSDHLPHELSGGEQQRVAISRALVNNPEILLADEPTGNLDSKRGNEIVALLRDMNRTERLTIVLSTHNLDLANRADRQIKLVDGRVV
- a CDS encoding ABC transporter permease, coding for MVIFQFISVTLKELRRHRTRSALTISGVALSVCVLVSLLGLGTGYRTSLIHSIDRLGYHVLVTSKGCPYEAATLLMQGGVIPMYMDEAIHREILRDADVATTTRLFLGSLPVHREGFSLITGIENSFLEMKPWLTFQRGEWFNEGATDEVILGYSVAAYYRKNIGDDFPLKGMGQTFRVRGVFDRSGTQDDGTIFVPLGVAQRLFDKKEKLTGIGVKLKDLSRIDVFSERVFEIPSVQVITMAQVQRTLLDLLGTARFFIGTVAIVAVAIAVLGVMNTMLIAVFERTREIGVMRAIGASRGDVFALICAEALTICTIGGIAGGGIAVLGSRLASEAVRAILPFAPPGVLVQIDGVLLIGGIAMAVGMGILAGVIPGWRASRLHPIAWMR
- a CDS encoding ammonia-forming cytochrome c nitrite reductase subunit c552, encoding MKKIIGVLLIGVCLACKPSQPDVSTEFVGVHRCVSCHLEAYQKWQRTTHATSMQEATPQTVKGDFTKNNTYTFGGVTSTMSLQNGRYYITTPGADGAQGIHEVLYTIGDRDTQWYITELSGGHLQILPVYFDVRRNAWYNPVEGIIASPSERPLDPRDTSFWMHFGRNWSAQCFDCHASQIAVNYDPDAGTYDSRWVDLSINCETCHGSGQGHVAFWERALTDADAAGMQDTSLVNLRMLSAEQSVELCAQCHATKRILKLGYRPGDNFYDFYEPVVLDFEGMWPNGRYRHLAYNYTALTLSPCYTEGGVTCLTCHPSHGPEGKKKTRADFDGICMQCHRDIEPREHSRHEQHIACVDCHMPPIPEVRRVRVFDHRIASPVPANTVRFGIPNACGECHGDRTPEWAVEKTEAWWGKQDDYLLQTAAVALGRQGNPMAVFPLKDELVDLSNNPTRRASAALLLGRTRSSQAVPTLLNALKDPHPLVRAKAVEGLGLIGQARVVPALVLMLDDPVRLVRFALVPAIENLGAYHLKDQDYERYEAIFAEYEQASKAVWATDPYVHAFLGWAYVRRGNTELAQRAFKRALRIWPGIEDAARGLAQIHNLEKNDR
- a CDS encoding PorV/PorQ family protein: MKRLTIYTMLLAVGLLGSDAWAQNYQLPSGVRAGQHRTKEFHGTGRASFHALKVGQSARAAAMGDAFTAAADDINAMFWNTAALTHIERFEYALGYTRWMVDSKFFNGAVAWRYGQQTFGLSVIQFDGGTSRETTPLDPQGRFTRDISAGDIFINFGYAYKMTDKLSLGASIKWIQETLDQDKINSASFDFSSVFYTGFGSSRLAMTLRNFGKDQELVIPGSLPQGTSIAQPLIYTIALAMEPYGRKGDPTYLTVAAELVHHIDDRERWHVGGELWVANTLALRAGYRGRYDLGTLTLGGGVQKDLGVGRRIGVDFAYINFGHLFDPPLRVSITGSF